TGCCTGATGGTGTGAAGCCTTCCAATGCCCATTCCGCGCTGGCAAATGTGGGCGATGATGCCAGGATCGTAAGGGATAATATGCCATTTGGCAATATCGCCAGCAATGAAATGGGTACTTATTTCATCGCCTATGCCAGTTCATTTCAGACCGTAAAAAAAATGCTGACCAATATGTTTGTTGGTGTGCCGGAAGGCAACTACGACCGCATACTGGATTTCAGCACTCCCCATACCGGCAGTTTGTTTTTTGTACCAACTTTTGAAATGCTGGAAAGCTTTTGATGGGGGGTGTTAACCCTGTTTTCCTGTTAATTTGTTTGCAGCATTTCGAGAATGCGCTCATTCCTTATGATCATCATTCCCTGCCTGTCTTCCGTAATGCCTTCTTCCACTTTATAGGTATACCTGGGCCTGGCACCATCCATGATGGTGGGCATGAATCTGAATTGTATATTTTTCGTTTCTTTCAATGCTTCGCCAACCTCGATGATATGGGTACTCACAATGAACAAACAATCCTGGTATTCGGCAAATGCTTCCGTTACAGCCAGCGTTCCATCGTAAGCATCTTTCACATTGGTGCCTTTGAACAGTTCATCGAACATGAGCAATAAGCGTTTTCCGCTGCTGGCTGCATCCGCAGCTTGTTTTACGCGCACCACCTCCGCATAGAAATGGCTATAACCAAGGCCGATATTATCTGCAACGTTGATAGAGGAATACATGCCTTCACGTACCGAGAATTCAAATTGTGAAGCTGCCACCGGGAAGCCCATATGCGCGAGGTAGATGCCAATACCGATCGATTTCATTAATGTTGATTTACCAGCCATATTTGCACCGGTGAGAAAGATCACATTTTGCGCTTCACTCATATGAATATCGTTACCGATGGCTTTATCAATGCAGGGGTGTGCCAGATTTTTTACCTGCAATACATTCCGTTCAGGAGCTAACGCTTTCGCATACGTGAATCCTTTCTTCCTGGCAACATTACTCACGGCAATGTATAGGTCAAGTTCATAGATGAACTGAAGCAGGTTATCCATTTCAGCGGGGAAACGGCTCTTCAGCAGATGGGCATATTGAGCAAGAAGGGTAACCGGCAGGTCTTTGTAGATATCGGTGTTACGTAATTTTTCAAGTTGTTTGTCTGACAAAACCCGGAGAAGCTGGTTGATGCGATCGGCAAGCGGGCTCTGTAGTTTCTGCAAAACTTCCAAAATACCATGACAACGGTTTATGGTAACGATAGTTGCCTGCAATCCCTGCACCGATTTCTTATACCGTTCATCGCGGGTGAGCTTGCTGAGCAGTTTCTGGGTGAGTAAGCTGGTAATGGTGGTGAAAGCACTCTTTCCGGTGCCTGCATCGAGGTATTCCCGCATGATATTCAGTTGCTGCACATCAAAGGAAAAGCTTAGGTTCGATTGCTGAAAGAAGCTGAAAACCTTACTTCGTTGATTGATGCTTTCTGCATCCAGCAGGGGATTGCGGAACATCGTATCCAGCAATTGTTCTCCGCCACGGGTTTTAACTTCATTGAAAAGATGGTAAACCGATCCCTGCCTGAATTTTCCCAGCAGGTTCAGCTCATCCACCGTTTGTTTATCTGTATTGAATTGCATTATTTAAGATTTAATCAGCGTGTGCCCAGTCGCTCGCCTCCGGCGAGTGACTTTTGTTTGTTCGCCTCCGGCGAACACGGTGTCGCCGGAGGCGACAAAATAGTGGTCACTCACCGGAGGCGAGCGACTGCGGCACTCCGACAATTCGTTGGACTGCCCGCTTGCGGCCATTCTTCAAGGTTTCCAGGATGCCTTCATTCCGGATGATGATCATACCGTGGCGGTCAGCAGTAATGCCGCGCTCTAACGTATAGGTATATTCGGGTACGTTTCCGTTCATTCTTGTAGGCAAAAACTGGAAACCGATACTCGGCACCTGCTTCAAACGTTCTCCTGCTTCCACAATATGGGAAGAGATGATGAACATACTGTTCTTCTTTGCCGCAAAGGCAATGGTGATCTCCACAGTGGCTTCATGCGCATCTTTCACATTGGTGCCGCGGAACATTTCATCAAAAATGATGAAGAGCGATTTATTCGCCTGCAGTTCCGACGCCACTTTCTTCACTCTTAACACTTCCGCATAGAAATGGCTGGCGCCGATGCCGAGATTGTCAGGCAGGTTAATAGTGGTATAAATACCATCAAGTACAGAGAATTCCATCTCGGATGCCGCTACCGGAAAACCAATATGCGCCACATATACTGCTGTACTCACAGATCTTAAAAACGTAGACTTACCTGCCATGTTTGCGCCAGTGAGAAAAACCACGTTATTTGAGGCATCCATCGAAAAATCATTGCTCACCGGTTTCGCCAGCTCAGGATGATAAACACCTTTGAGGCGAAGAATGCTTTTTCCCTTTTCTAAGGCTTTGGGAAATACGAAATTTCTTTCACGCGCTACTTTGGCCACAGAAAGATAAACATCCAGTTGATAGATCTGCGCCAATAATTGTTCAATCTTGCCACGCTCACGATGCCGGAACAACAGGTCATAAGCTGTGATGGCGGCATAGGAGAGCTTCCCTTTTTGCTGCTCCCGCAGTACCGGTTCAAAAGCAGGGTCGAGGAGGAGGGAGGCAATCGCCTCCCTTTCCTTTGACCAGGATTTCATGGCTATGACCTCCTTTGTATCTATGAAAGTTTTGATCTGCTGCACCAATGTGATCAGTGCCGTGACGCCATTGCTGATCTCTTTTTCACTCAATACGGAATGTTGTGTTCCTTGTTTTTTCTGTTCATCCGCCGCAAGCAAATATTTTTCCGCCATATCAAATAGTGCGCCTTCAAAAGGGAAGCGCATATTCATGCCCGCGAAACTTTTGATGATATCGCTTCTTCGGTTGATCTCCTGCTGATCACACAATGGTTTAGTGAACATCTCTTTCAATACTGCTTCTGCACCGCGGGTATGTGAATAATTGTAGAGATCAAATAATCCCTGGCTGTCGCGCTTTCCGAAGATCCGCAGATCTTCTATCGTTTGTTCATCAGTTTGTAAATACATCTTTTATTATTTTCTTTTCCGGCGGATCAGGAGTACGGTGCCGCCTATTAATATGATTGCCGGCAATACCCATACAAATGCAATTTTTTGATAGTAGGCGGTGCGTTCACCAATGGTCATAAAGAGGTCCCGGGGATCTGGTCTAGGCATAAAGACAGGGAATTGATTATTCGTTAACCAGCTATAGGATGACATCAGAATAGTAAAGTTGACCGGAAGATCGCCGACTCGCAGGTTGCCGGCAAAATCAGCATCCCCGGCAATCACCACCCGTTGTTCTTTGCCATTGACGGTGCGCGTCATTTTTTGCAGGGGCTTGAACGAATGCCCTCCGATATCGCCTTCCATTGGATTGAAGGGAGGTAGAATGGAATCTATCACAACAGGGCCGGCTTTCAGCCATGTTTTGTCAGCCAACGTAACAGCCAGTGAATCTGACCTGAATCCCTTTTCACCGGTAACAGTAATACCTGTGACGCCAGGCATCAGGAGACGAATTGTATCACCCCTCTTTAGCTTTTTCGATGCTGCCAGGTCTTCCGAAAGTCCACCGCAGGCCTTCGTCAATAAAGGGAATACCTTGTCAGGTGTTTCGTCGGGGGTGGGCTGCAGTATTTGTCCATGCATCAGCTGAACGCCGAGATGCGACAATAATGGATTCACCACATATTGTTTTCCTGGTTCACTGCTTACCATCAGATTGCCTCCCTTATCGATATAGTTCTTCAATTTGTCCATCACTACCGGGCCCAGGTCCATTTTGGGATCGGCCAAAATCAGCGCATTCAAATCATTTGGAATATCCTGTGAAGAAAGGTTGATAGTATCAACATCAAAACCGGTATTCAGCAGGGAAACCCGCATGCCTTTATGGGCAGAATGAAGCGCATACTCACGTTCTCCCGTCTTAATGATACTGCGTTCCAATTCACCAGTTACAAATCCTACCTGCGGCATATCTGTCCCCAACACGCGTTTGAGCGCCGCTATCATATTTGATTCGTCCGGCCAGCAACGGGTATCAGCGTAAGTCCGGAGGAAAGTGGTGCGCCCCTTGTACTTCAGTTGCATCACCAGATGGTACCCTTCAGGATTGAGGTCAATAACCTTGCGCATTTCATCTGGTGCTTTGAACATATCCAGGCTGGCGTCGATCAACTCTGCCGTCTCTGTTGCTATCTCAGTCAAAGGCTTACCCGGGAATCCACGGTATAATGCACTATCGTCATGTGCAGGATCATTGTCATAATAATACTCATACTTAAAACGAATATCCGGTTTGAAACGGAGGTAAGGCTCCCAGAGACCATCCAGGTAATTTGAATTACGCGCTTCGGGCATACCCCGCCCGAGCCCCCTTCCCAATAAATTAGTGTAGAGTGTAACTTCCAGTGCACTGTCCTTACTGAACTCACGTAAGGTGGCTTGTGTTTTGGCATGAATGGTATTCTGATTCCCGGCAGAAGTATCCCAATAACCAGTCAAAGCCGGCCGTGAACTGACATAACCAATGCATACTACCACTACAAACACCGCAAGGTATCTTCCCACTTTGATGAATGAGGATTTGGATTGTCTGTTATTTTGTAGCCTGATGAATGTGAAAGCCATGAACATGAACGTAATCACTACAAAATAAATCACATCCTTTGTTACAATCAATCCATAAAGCATTTTATTGGTCCGGTTTTGCAGCGAAAGCAGGTATGTAAGGTCACGTACAAAATCGTACCGTTGCCATAAGCTCCCAATATGAGTCAGTATGAATAACACCACAAAAGTAGCGAGGGCAGATACGATCTGGTACGAGCTCAGGCAGCTCATGAACATACCGATAGCAGAATAGGTACAGATCAACAGGTAAAAGCCCAGCGCTGCCGACAACAACATCCCATGATCTGCGTGTTTGATCTCCACGATACCGGCTACAAGAAAAAGTGTAATGATCAGCAGCAACAACAGGTTGTACAGCATGATGCCAATATATTTACCAAGGACCACCCTTCGCAGGTTTACCGGGGAGGAAAAAAGTAAGGCAGTGGTGCCGCTATTCACTTCCCGGCTGATCAAACCCATAGTAAGAATAGGAATGAACAAGTACAGGTTGCGTGTGATAATATGGAGAAACGATTTAGTATAAAAAATATCTTTTGTCAGAGATTCCGCCGCCCCTGTATAAGAGGGCATATTTTTCAAAAGAATTTCCTGGGTATTAGCCCAATCATAAACCGGTCCGGTAAAGAAAACGGCACACTGGACCAGGAAGACGAGGAGGAAGAACCAGGCAATAGGTGAGTAAAACAAGTATCGAAACTCGTTTTTTGCTATACTGAATATAACCTTCATGGCAACGATTTATTTATTTTCTTTTTCTTCTGATTAAAATGACAGTACCTGTTACCAGTACTACTGCTGGCAGGATCCAAAGCAATAGTATTCTTTGAACGCTTGCACCAGCCGGGCTCAACAGGAAGACATTGTCATTAGCTCTTGGGTAGGGAGTGTATACAGGAAATTGGTTGTAGGATAGCCAGCTATAAAGAGGATCAATAAGACTATTCTTTTGCCGAAAATTACTGAGGAAATCCGCGTCTCCCGCAATGATGATGCGTTGTTCTTTGTTATTGCGTTGTCTTGATAACGCTATAGCAGTAGCGAAAGATGTTGACTTGATATCGCCCTCATGCGAACTGAACACGGGCGTAATGGAATCCAACACCAGCTTGCCTGCTTTCAGCCATGCCCTTCCCGGGCTGGTCATGTACAGGGGTTTAACGGTAAAGCCGCTACTGTCAGACCAGGAAATCCCTGTTGCTCCTGCAAAACCGGCTCTCAAACTGTCTGCCCTGCTGCCGTGTTCCCATATATATTTGCGTTGTAACAATGCAGTATGCTCTGCCAGATCAAAAGCACCAAACGTATAGTAATAGGTTATTTTATCCGGTGTTTCGTCCCTGCTGGGCTCCACCAGCTGGCCATTGCTGAACTGAACGCCCGTTTGAGACAGCAGCGGGTTCAGCACATACTGCTTGCCAGGCTCGCCCGTCACCAGCATGTTACCACCATTATCGATATAATTTTGCAGCTTGTTCAATACCGTTGGCGTCAGATCCATTTTTGGATCCGCCATTACCAGGAGGGATGCCGAATCCGGTATTGGCTGAGTAGAGAGATTAAGACTATCGGCATCAAAGCCTGTATTGATCAGAGCGAAACGATTACCCTTGTCCAGCACATGAGTAAAGTATTCCCTTTCTCCTGTTTTGTAGACACTGCGCTCTAAGTTTCCCGTAACAAAGTACACTTTGGGAATTGGCTCCTCCAGCAATCTGCTGAAAGCTGCATTCATATTTTGCTGATCAGGCAGCATCTTTGAATCAATATAAAATCTTACCAGCGTACTACGTCCCTTGTATTTCAGCTTCATCACTATCTGGTAATCCTCTGGGGCAAGATCGATCTCCTTACTTATCTTTTCGTATGGTTTGAACATCGCTGAGTCTACCTTTTTTAGTTTCGCAGTCAGCCCCACAATTTCCTGCAGGCTTTTCCCGGGGTATATATCAAAAATGTTCTCAGTGGATTCGGTTAATGCATAATAATATTCATACTTAAAATCGATATCAGTCTTGAAACGTTGGTATCCCTCCCATAATCCGGCA
This portion of the Pseudobacter ginsenosidimutans genome encodes:
- a CDS encoding MutS-related protein; this translates as MQFNTDKQTVDELNLLGKFRQGSVYHLFNEVKTRGGEQLLDTMFRNPLLDAESINQRSKVFSFFQQSNLSFSFDVQQLNIMREYLDAGTGKSAFTTITSLLTQKLLSKLTRDERYKKSVQGLQATIVTINRCHGILEVLQKLQSPLADRINQLLRVLSDKQLEKLRNTDIYKDLPVTLLAQYAHLLKSRFPAEMDNLLQFIYELDLYIAVSNVARKKGFTYAKALAPERNVLQVKNLAHPCIDKAIGNDIHMSEAQNVIFLTGANMAGKSTLMKSIGIGIYLAHMGFPVAASQFEFSVREGMYSSINVADNIGLGYSHFYAEVVRVKQAADAASSGKRLLLMFDELFKGTNVKDAYDGTLAVTEAFAEYQDCLFIVSTHIIEVGEALKETKNIQFRFMPTIMDGARPRYTYKVEEGITEDRQGMMIIRNERILEMLQTN
- a CDS encoding MutS-related protein; the protein is MYLQTDEQTIEDLRIFGKRDSQGLFDLYNYSHTRGAEAVLKEMFTKPLCDQQEINRRSDIIKSFAGMNMRFPFEGALFDMAEKYLLAADEQKKQGTQHSVLSEKEISNGVTALITLVQQIKTFIDTKEVIAMKSWSKEREAIASLLLDPAFEPVLREQQKGKLSYAAITAYDLLFRHRERGKIEQLLAQIYQLDVYLSVAKVARERNFVFPKALEKGKSILRLKGVYHPELAKPVSNDFSMDASNNVVFLTGANMAGKSTFLRSVSTAVYVAHIGFPVAASEMEFSVLDGIYTTINLPDNLGIGASHFYAEVLRVKKVASELQANKSLFIIFDEMFRGTNVKDAHEATVEITIAFAAKKNSMFIISSHIVEAGERLKQVPSIGFQFLPTRMNGNVPEYTYTLERGITADRHGMIIIRNEGILETLKNGRKRAVQRIVGVPQSLASGE
- a CDS encoding Gldg family protein — translated: MKVIFSIAKNEFRYLFYSPIAWFFLLVFLVQCAVFFTGPVYDWANTQEILLKNMPSYTGAAESLTKDIFYTKSFLHIITRNLYLFIPILTMGLISREVNSGTTALLFSSPVNLRRVVLGKYIGIMLYNLLLLLIITLFLVAGIVEIKHADHGMLLSAALGFYLLICTYSAIGMFMSCLSSYQIVSALATFVVLFILTHIGSLWQRYDFVRDLTYLLSLQNRTNKMLYGLIVTKDVIYFVVITFMFMAFTFIRLQNNRQSKSSFIKVGRYLAVFVVVVCIGYVSSRPALTGYWDTSAGNQNTIHAKTQATLREFSKDSALEVTLYTNLLGRGLGRGMPEARNSNYLDGLWEPYLRFKPDIRFKYEYYYDNDPAHDDSALYRGFPGKPLTEIATETAELIDASLDMFKAPDEMRKVIDLNPEGYHLVMQLKYKGRTTFLRTYADTRCWPDESNMIAALKRVLGTDMPQVGFVTGELERSIIKTGEREYALHSAHKGMRVSLLNTGFDVDTINLSSQDIPNDLNALILADPKMDLGPVVMDKLKNYIDKGGNLMVSSEPGKQYVVNPLLSHLGVQLMHGQILQPTPDETPDKVFPLLTKACGGLSEDLAASKKLKRGDTIRLLMPGVTGITVTGEKGFRSDSLAVTLADKTWLKAGPVVIDSILPPFNPMEGDIGGHSFKPLQKMTRTVNGKEQRVVIAGDADFAGNLRVGDLPVNFTILMSSYSWLTNNQFPVFMPRPDPRDLFMTIGERTAYYQKIAFVWVLPAIILIGGTVLLIRRKRK
- a CDS encoding Gldg family protein, with product MKLRNIVLGKFLGMAIYNLLLVSVVGIFMVAGFTTIKSLDVPPLLCASLGLYLFFTTLTAIGIFMSSLTTYQVVSAVATFIVLFFLSSIGGLWQQYDFIRDLTSFLSLGGRLEKMILGLLTTKDVLYYLIIMAMFTGFTLLKLKAGQETRPWYLKMSRYMAIVAGALVLGYISSRPLFTGYFDTTATKSNTVHPRTQQLLKRFNEAPLEVTLYTNLFAIHGSLGFPSSRNFYIAGLWEGYQRFKTDIDFKYEYYYALTESTENIFDIYPGKSLQEIVGLTAKLKKVDSAMFKPYEKISKEIDLAPEDYQIVMKLKYKGRSTLVRFYIDSKMLPDQQNMNAAFSRLLEEPIPKVYFVTGNLERSVYKTGEREYFTHVLDKGNRFALINTGFDADSLNLSTQPIPDSASLLVMADPKMDLTPTVLNKLQNYIDNGGNMLVTGEPGKQYVLNPLLSQTGVQFSNGQLVEPSRDETPDKITYYYTFGAFDLAEHTALLQRKYIWEHGSRADSLRAGFAGATGISWSDSSGFTVKPLYMTSPGRAWLKAGKLVLDSITPVFSSHEGDIKSTSFATAIALSRQRNNKEQRIIIAGDADFLSNFRQKNSLIDPLYSWLSYNQFPVYTPYPRANDNVFLLSPAGASVQRILLLWILPAVVLVTGTVILIRRKRK